A genomic segment from Polyangium mundeleinium encodes:
- a CDS encoding HlyD family secretion protein — protein MPERSKPYPTMALEGESDVLRLVRAPRLTRTIARMLIALLALVAVALVGVPWQQNSPAHGRVIAFAPLDRQQTIEAPVEGRVVRWYVNEGDHVEEGAPIADISDNDPEIVPRLEREKAAVDARIEAARARTGAVESRIESLASSRDSALAAASSRVKMAKDRTRAAEQAIVAAKATHKTAELNLNRQRSLFEEGLSSKRQVELAELEEARARTDKDRADAALSAARAEEAALAADLSKIKNDASASINDAAASRATAEAEIAVATAELARMEVRLARQLTQSVKAPRAGTVLRVVAKQGGEMIKSGEVLAVLVPDTDDAAVELWVDGNDVNLVTPGRKVRLQFEGWPAIQFSGWPSAAVGTYGGEVAFVDATDDGAGKFRVVVVSSGDEPWPGKQYLRQGTRANGWILLDRVSLGYELWRQFNGFPPQWPAPPADGSKDDTKKGGGK, from the coding sequence ATGCCCGAACGCTCGAAGCCCTACCCGACGATGGCCCTCGAAGGCGAGAGCGACGTGCTGCGCCTCGTCCGGGCGCCGCGGCTGACGCGCACGATCGCGCGGATGCTGATCGCGCTCCTCGCGCTCGTCGCCGTCGCCCTCGTGGGGGTGCCCTGGCAGCAGAACTCGCCCGCGCACGGGCGGGTGATCGCCTTCGCCCCGCTCGACCGCCAGCAGACGATCGAGGCGCCCGTCGAGGGCCGCGTCGTCCGCTGGTACGTGAACGAAGGCGACCACGTCGAGGAGGGCGCGCCGATCGCCGACATCTCCGACAACGATCCCGAGATCGTCCCGCGCCTCGAACGCGAGAAGGCCGCGGTCGACGCGCGCATCGAGGCGGCCCGCGCGCGCACCGGCGCCGTCGAGAGCCGCATCGAGTCGCTCGCGTCCTCCCGCGACAGCGCGCTCGCCGCGGCCTCGTCCCGCGTGAAGATGGCCAAGGACCGCACGCGCGCCGCCGAGCAGGCGATCGTCGCGGCGAAGGCCACGCACAAGACGGCCGAGCTCAACTTGAACCGGCAGCGCTCGCTCTTCGAGGAGGGGCTCTCGTCGAAGCGGCAGGTCGAGCTCGCCGAGCTCGAGGAGGCGCGCGCGCGCACCGACAAGGATCGCGCCGACGCCGCGCTCTCGGCGGCCCGCGCGGAGGAGGCTGCGCTCGCCGCGGACCTCTCCAAGATCAAGAACGACGCGAGCGCGTCCATCAACGACGCCGCGGCGTCGCGCGCCACCGCCGAGGCCGAGATCGCGGTGGCGACCGCGGAGCTCGCGCGCATGGAGGTGCGGCTCGCCCGGCAGCTCACCCAGAGCGTGAAGGCGCCGCGCGCGGGCACGGTCCTGCGGGTCGTCGCCAAACAAGGCGGGGAGATGATCAAGTCGGGCGAGGTCCTGGCGGTGCTCGTCCCCGACACCGACGACGCGGCCGTCGAGCTCTGGGTCGACGGCAACGACGTCAACCTCGTCACGCCGGGGCGCAAGGTGCGCCTGCAGTTCGAGGGGTGGCCCGCGATTCAGTTCTCCGGCTGGCCCTCGGCCGCCGTCGGGACCTACGGCGGCGAGGTCGCGTTCGTCGACGCCACGGACGACGGCGCCGGCAAGTTCCGCGTGGTCGTCGTGTCCAGCGGCGACGAGCCCTGGCCCGGCAAGCAATACCTGCGGCAGGGCACGCGCGCGAACGGCTGGATCCTGCTCGACCGCGTCTCGCTCGGCTACGAGCTCTGGCGCCAGTTCAACGGGTTCCCCCCCCAGTGGCCCGCGCCGCCCGCGGACGGGTCCAAGGACGACACGAAGAAGGGAGGCGGCAAGTGA
- a CDS encoding peptidase domain-containing ABC transporter, which yields MTYPDIVPPPPRPSQPPPSETLEATPPLSSDERSAAVKAACDADLTEPLLQALEFLGTNTSVEVDRSTARRALDEARQEKAFVGPDAWFDELARAGVMVGLRIRTLRRSSVDAVAGARALVPAVSLAAGANGPVYAVGIVAQRPGAVFVVPAGGADKPTWAGPERLAAIVGAASQAEAVTWAIADPLEPLRTLGGGGGHGPGAPSPWKRLVSLLRLERDDIGVALVYAIGVGIVSLAAPIGVQALVNTVAFGGMLQPLVVLTLLVFVALAFAGILRALWAWVVERIQQRIFVRVAVDLAHRLPRVRSDALGGTYGPELVNRFFDVLTVQKGAATLLVDGVSIVLQTAVGMLVLAFYHPLLLAFDVALVLAVSFVVFGLGRGAVHTAVKESKAKYAVAAWLEEMARHPAAFRSGGAAGFARARAEDLLHTWLGARQKHWKVLFRQIAGSLVVQATASAALLGVGGWLVMGGKLTLGQLVAAELIVTTVVAGIAKFGKTLESFYDLLAGVDKLGQLVDLPLEVPGGAQVPPSEKGARVQLVDVGFAYPGKEPLLENVSLSLEPGARVAVVGPSGAGKSTLVQILYGLRAPTRGRIDVDGMDMRDIDLGLLREFIAPIRDVEIFDGTIAENVRVGRPGVQTRDVRAALEAVGLWAYVAALPEGLETHLPTGGPLLSRGQAMRLCVARVIAGRPRFVVLDTALAELDPASRKVIQAALLDRKAPWTALVVTHDRDVLRSCDEIFMLDAGRVRPLRAGDLP from the coding sequence GTGACCTACCCGGACATCGTCCCGCCCCCTCCCCGTCCCTCGCAGCCCCCGCCGTCGGAGACACTGGAAGCGACCCCGCCTCTGTCCTCGGACGAGCGCTCGGCCGCGGTGAAGGCCGCCTGCGACGCCGACCTCACGGAGCCCCTGCTCCAAGCGCTCGAGTTCCTGGGCACGAACACCAGCGTCGAGGTCGACCGCTCCACGGCGCGCCGAGCGCTCGACGAGGCCCGGCAGGAGAAGGCGTTCGTGGGACCGGACGCCTGGTTCGACGAGCTCGCGCGCGCGGGCGTCATGGTCGGCCTGCGCATCCGCACCCTCCGCCGATCGAGCGTGGACGCCGTGGCCGGCGCGCGCGCGCTCGTGCCGGCGGTGTCGCTGGCGGCCGGCGCGAACGGACCCGTGTACGCCGTGGGCATCGTCGCGCAGCGCCCCGGCGCGGTGTTCGTGGTGCCCGCGGGCGGCGCGGACAAGCCCACGTGGGCCGGGCCCGAGAGGCTCGCGGCGATCGTGGGCGCGGCGAGCCAGGCCGAGGCCGTGACGTGGGCCATCGCCGATCCCCTCGAACCCTTGAGGACGCTCGGCGGCGGCGGGGGTCACGGCCCCGGCGCGCCCTCGCCATGGAAAAGGCTCGTCTCCTTGCTGCGCCTCGAGCGCGACGACATCGGCGTCGCCCTCGTCTACGCGATCGGCGTGGGCATCGTGTCGCTCGCCGCGCCCATTGGCGTGCAGGCGCTGGTAAACACGGTCGCGTTCGGCGGGATGCTCCAACCCCTCGTCGTCCTGACCTTGCTGGTCTTCGTCGCGCTCGCGTTTGCCGGCATTCTGCGCGCGCTCTGGGCGTGGGTCGTCGAGCGTATCCAGCAGCGCATCTTCGTGCGTGTCGCGGTGGACCTCGCCCACCGGCTGCCGCGCGTCCGATCGGACGCGCTCGGGGGGACGTACGGGCCGGAGCTCGTGAATCGCTTCTTCGACGTGCTCACGGTGCAGAAGGGCGCCGCGACGCTCCTCGTCGACGGCGTCTCCATCGTCTTGCAGACGGCCGTGGGCATGCTCGTGCTCGCGTTTTACCACCCGCTCCTGCTCGCGTTCGACGTCGCGCTCGTGCTCGCCGTGTCGTTCGTCGTGTTCGGGCTCGGGCGCGGCGCGGTGCACACCGCCGTGAAGGAGTCGAAGGCGAAGTACGCGGTCGCGGCGTGGCTGGAGGAGATGGCACGCCACCCGGCCGCGTTCCGCTCAGGGGGCGCCGCGGGCTTCGCGCGCGCCCGCGCCGAGGACCTGCTCCACACGTGGCTCGGCGCGCGCCAGAAGCACTGGAAGGTGCTGTTTCGGCAGATCGCGGGATCCCTCGTGGTGCAGGCGACCGCCAGCGCTGCGCTGCTCGGGGTCGGCGGCTGGCTCGTCATGGGTGGCAAACTGACGCTCGGCCAGCTCGTCGCGGCGGAGCTGATCGTGACCACGGTCGTGGCCGGCATCGCGAAGTTCGGCAAAACGCTGGAGAGTTTTTACGACCTGCTCGCAGGCGTGGACAAACTCGGTCAGCTCGTCGATTTGCCCCTGGAGGTGCCCGGCGGCGCGCAGGTCCCGCCGAGCGAGAAGGGCGCGCGCGTGCAGCTCGTCGACGTCGGGTTCGCGTACCCTGGCAAGGAGCCGCTCCTCGAGAACGTCTCGCTCAGCCTGGAGCCCGGCGCGCGGGTGGCCGTCGTGGGCCCGAGCGGCGCCGGGAAAAGCACGCTCGTCCAGATTTTGTACGGGCTGCGCGCGCCCACGCGCGGGCGCATCGACGTCGACGGCATGGATATGCGCGACATCGATCTCGGTTTGCTGCGGGAGTTCATCGCGCCCATCCGCGACGTCGAGATTTTCGACGGCACGATCGCGGAGAACGTGCGCGTGGGCCGGCCCGGGGTGCAGACACGGGACGTACGCGCGGCGCTCGAAGCGGTGGGGCTCTGGGCGTACGTCGCGGCGCTGCCCGAGGGGCTGGAGACGCACCTGCCGACGGGCGGGCCCCTCCTCTCGCGCGGGCAGGCCATGCGCCTCTGCGTGGCCCGCGTCATCGCCGGCCGGCCCCGCTTCGTCGTGCTCGACACGGCGCTCGCGGAGCTCGATCCCGCGTCGCGCAAGGTGATCCAGGCCGCGCTGCTCGACCGCAAGGCGCCCTGGACAGCGCTCGTCGTCACGCACGACCGCGACGTCCTCCGGAGCTGCGACGAGATCTTCATGCTCGACGCGGGCAGGGTGCGCCCCCTGCGCGCGGGAGACCTCCCTTGA
- a CDS encoding sigma-54-dependent transcriptional regulator: MEPAKRTPMNLLVVEDDAPLAELFVGIAEKRGLRASRAATIAEGRARIEAGDVEILLTDMRLPDGSGIDLIEWTRKADPRIVILAITAFGSIEIAVRAVRQGAYDFLTKPVEPAVLAVALDRAMEARRLRGEVEALRGALATESALRGIIGKSRALADITSVVRRVADAPATVLVTGPSGSGKELVARALHEASRRKEAPFIAVNAAAIPETLLESELFGYKKGAFTDARQDKKGIFVEADGGTLFLDEIGDLPLVLQAKILRVLEEREVRPLGATRSVPVDARVVAATNHDLRKAVKEGRFREDLFYRLAVIEIAIPPLRDRPEDILPLAEHFLGRAKARAGRSLQGFSGAAARVLMAYDWPGNVRELENAVERAVALAQDEWISPDDLPPTVQKPSTPDLFASAAERMMTLEEVDRAYVKHVLERFGGNKVRAAAALGINRRTIQRWLGEEE, from the coding sequence ATGGAACCAGCGAAGCGCACCCCGATGAACCTGCTCGTGGTGGAGGACGACGCACCCCTCGCCGAGCTCTTCGTCGGCATCGCCGAGAAACGCGGCCTGCGCGCGTCGCGGGCGGCCACGATCGCCGAGGGCCGCGCGCGGATCGAGGCGGGCGACGTGGAAATCCTCCTGACGGACATGCGCCTGCCGGACGGCAGCGGCATCGACCTCATCGAGTGGACCCGCAAGGCCGATCCGCGCATCGTGATCCTCGCGATCACGGCCTTCGGGAGCATCGAGATCGCGGTCCGCGCGGTGCGCCAAGGGGCTTACGATTTCCTCACGAAGCCCGTCGAGCCGGCGGTCCTCGCCGTCGCGCTCGATCGGGCCATGGAGGCCCGGCGGCTCCGGGGCGAGGTCGAGGCGCTGCGCGGGGCGCTCGCGACCGAGAGCGCGCTGCGCGGCATCATCGGCAAGAGCCGCGCGCTCGCAGACATCACGAGCGTCGTGCGGCGCGTCGCCGACGCCCCTGCGACGGTGCTCGTGACGGGGCCGAGCGGCAGCGGCAAGGAGCTCGTCGCGCGCGCGCTCCACGAGGCGAGCCGGCGCAAGGAGGCCCCCTTCATCGCGGTGAACGCGGCGGCGATCCCCGAGACGCTGCTGGAGAGCGAGCTCTTCGGGTACAAGAAGGGCGCCTTCACGGACGCGCGGCAGGACAAGAAGGGCATCTTCGTCGAGGCGGACGGGGGCACGCTCTTCCTCGACGAGATCGGGGATCTTCCGCTCGTGCTCCAGGCGAAGATCCTGCGGGTGCTCGAGGAGCGCGAGGTGCGGCCGCTCGGCGCGACGCGCAGCGTGCCCGTCGACGCGCGCGTGGTGGCCGCGACGAACCACGACCTGCGCAAGGCCGTGAAGGAGGGCCGGTTCCGCGAGGACCTCTTCTATCGCCTCGCCGTCATCGAGATCGCGATCCCGCCCTTGCGCGACCGGCCCGAGGACATCCTGCCGCTCGCCGAGCACTTCCTCGGGCGCGCGAAGGCGCGCGCGGGGCGCTCGCTCCAGGGTTTTTCGGGCGCGGCGGCGCGCGTGCTCATGGCCTACGACTGGCCGGGCAACGTGCGCGAGCTGGAGAACGCGGTCGAGCGCGCGGTCGCCCTCGCCCAGGACGAGTGGATCAGCCCCGACGATCTGCCGCCCACGGTCCAGAAGCCGAGCACGCCCGACCTCTTCGCGAGCGCCGCCGAACGCATGATGACCCTCGAAGAGGTGGACCGCGCCTATGTGAAGCACGTGCTCGAGCGCTTCGGCGGCAACAAGGTCCGCGCCGCGGCCGCGCTCGGGATCAACCGCCGCACGATCCAGCGTTGGCTCGGCGAGGAGGAGTGA
- a CDS encoding PEGA domain-containing protein, whose product MRSLGVALVVLLGLTTPALADEPREASPVPPDALDDAAKKARFTSYVIDGDRARAAGRATAAARAYAAALDVRHDPLIAGRLGVILVQLGRPVDAADLLLDAIQRATNATPEERQGFLKAYDAARAEMTWVDVTISHAGTKLTLDGEPRNRDGFSALSMFVAPGEHELRARLDGYEDAVETFTARKGQEMRVTLTLRALPEPLPPPLKLRRESPRRPDLSSLDEPPEDEPPPREPIVGGVMGEQKKAGLRGSVSGGPIVVFGVASWMPAVGAMLGGSLRLNDSVSIGLEGRAAWLTSGIEGGHINAMTAGGIASVCAHYKWLFGCALGHLGVINVEFTSQGYKPASYTFVKPGFGGRAGVKVRVTESFALQAAADVLGLSSGVKVAVGPRVLSDQPPVMLGVQVGGGWEF is encoded by the coding sequence ATGCGATCCCTAGGTGTCGCGCTCGTCGTCCTTCTCGGCCTCACGACTCCCGCGCTCGCCGACGAACCTCGCGAGGCATCACCCGTCCCGCCGGATGCGCTTGACGACGCGGCGAAGAAGGCGCGCTTCACCTCGTACGTAATCGACGGCGATCGTGCGCGCGCCGCGGGACGAGCGACGGCCGCCGCGAGGGCGTACGCCGCCGCGCTCGACGTGCGCCACGATCCGCTGATCGCCGGCCGCCTCGGCGTCATCCTCGTGCAGCTCGGGAGGCCCGTGGATGCCGCGGATCTGCTGCTCGACGCGATCCAACGTGCGACGAACGCGACGCCAGAGGAACGTCAGGGCTTCCTGAAGGCGTACGACGCGGCCCGCGCGGAGATGACCTGGGTCGACGTCACGATCTCGCACGCGGGAACCAAGCTCACGCTCGACGGGGAACCGAGGAACCGCGACGGGTTCTCGGCCTTGTCCATGTTCGTGGCGCCCGGCGAGCACGAGCTGCGGGCGCGTCTCGATGGTTACGAGGACGCGGTGGAGACGTTCACGGCGCGGAAGGGGCAGGAGATGCGCGTCACGTTGACGCTCCGCGCGTTGCCGGAACCGCTCCCCCCTCCGTTGAAGCTGCGGCGTGAGAGCCCGCGGAGGCCCGACTTGTCGTCGCTCGACGAGCCGCCGGAGGATGAGCCGCCGCCGCGGGAGCCGATCGTCGGGGGCGTCATGGGCGAGCAGAAAAAGGCAGGCTTGCGCGGCTCTGTGAGCGGCGGGCCGATCGTCGTGTTCGGTGTCGCGTCGTGGATGCCTGCGGTGGGCGCGATGCTCGGCGGCAGTTTGCGGTTGAACGACTCCGTGTCGATCGGGCTCGAAGGCCGCGCTGCATGGCTCACGTCGGGCATCGAGGGCGGCCACATCAACGCGATGACGGCGGGCGGGATCGCAAGCGTGTGCGCCCACTACAAGTGGTTATTCGGCTGTGCGCTCGGGCATCTCGGGGTGATCAACGTCGAGTTCACATCGCAGGGCTACAAGCCCGCAAGTTATACGTTTGTCAAGCCCGGCTTCGGTGGACGGGCCGGTGTGAAGGTTCGAGTTACGGAGTCCTTCGCGCTCCAGGCCGCGGCCGATGTCCTCGGCCTGTCGAGCGGCGTGAAGGTAGCTGTCGGTCCAAGGGTTCTCTCCGACCAACCGCCAGTGATGCTCGGCGTGCAGGTTGGCGGAGGATGGGAGTTTTGA
- a CDS encoding helix-turn-helix domain-containing protein: protein MPRRTEAKPFCRKVGARIHELRKERGMSLQDLAVASATSKGHLSSIEQGLAAITIETVERMARALDVPPFCIMTFPADDEVNRIADLARKVPKGERRKLRKELEARATHEPAT from the coding sequence GTGCCCCGACGAACCGAAGCGAAGCCATTCTGCCGGAAGGTTGGCGCTCGTATCCACGAGCTACGAAAAGAGCGCGGCATGTCCTTGCAGGACCTCGCCGTCGCTTCCGCGACATCCAAAGGCCACCTGTCGAGCATCGAGCAGGGCCTCGCGGCGATCACCATCGAGACGGTCGAGCGCATGGCACGCGCGCTCGACGTCCCCCCCTTTTGCATCATGACCTTCCCGGCGGACGACGAGGTGAATCGTATCGCGGATCTCGCTCGCAAGGTGCCGAAGGGCGAGCGCCGGAAGCTTCGGAAGGAACTCGAAGCGCGCGCGACGCACGAGCCTGCGACGTAA